In Archocentrus centrarchus isolate MPI-CPG fArcCen1 chromosome 16, fArcCen1, whole genome shotgun sequence, a single window of DNA contains:
- the LOC115794893 gene encoding tumor necrosis factor receptor superfamily member 14, with product MGVMRYSVALLILSAQLVLSVPMTRTTYTDEMGRVCLFCPAGEYQMDCIKCEPCPAGSYTTDWNYDENCQDCFGDCNPKFHLKVVSNCTSTSNLKCDCEAGFRCTSWTQDNKNCMDCEKIQDPVTPKATTTKLSGTEKQMPSSVSSGHSSTSPKLCQSPGCGPHTVPTKVSDQIPKPGHNSSPLAAIVIPMAFLATLALVILICFCRPRDEAYIRQTIAKLWKKDGRRASHKSKEPTHPFPRDSFSAKQQLSAPSAANLGPVHVHNPGTVIFSLLSQFTGQVGPTTECGKAAERTRKEEEDKRDCPGFHPPSSPSIPLSEEEGSRENNIFFPSQEQGKDCHMSKEEML from the exons ATGGGAGTAATGCGATACTCTGTTGCTCTCCTGATACTATCTGCACAGTTGGTGCTCAGCGTTCCTATG ACAAGGACCACCTACACAGATGAGATGGGCAGAGTGTGTCTTTTTTGCCCTGCAG GTGAGTATCAGATGGATTGTATAAAGTGTGAACCCTGTCCTGCTGGAAGCTACACAACTGACTGGAACTATGACGAGAACTGCCAGGACTGCTTTGGAGACTGCAACCCCA AGTTTCATCTTAAAGTTGTTTCAAACTGCACCAGTACGTCCAATTTGAAGTGTGACTGCGAGGCTGGTTTTAGATGCACCAGTTGGACCCAAGACAATAAAAACTGCATGGACTGTGAGAAGATCCAGGACCCAGTCACACCCA AAGCAACCACCACTAAGCTGTCAggtacagaaaaacaaatgccTTCCTCAGTTTCCTCCGGACATAGCAGCACTTCTCCCAAACTCTGCCAATCTCCAGG ATGTGGCCCTCACACAGTCCCAACGAAAGTCAGTGACCAGATTCCCAAACCAG GTCATAACAGCAGTCCTTTGGCAGCTATTGTCATCCCAATGGCTTTCCTGGCAACTTTGGCGCTTGTCATCTTGATCTGTTTCTGTCGTCCGAGAGATGAAGCATATATAAGGCAAA CTATTGCAAAGCTCTGGAAAAAG GATGGGCGACGTGCTTCTCACAAGTCAAAGGAGCCAACTCATCCGTTCCCCAGAGACTCATTCAGTGCAAAGCAGCAGCTCTCAGCCCCTTCAGCAGCCAATCTTG GTCCGGTCCATGTGCACAATCCAGGCACAGTCATCTTTAGCTTGCTCAGTCAATTCACAGGCCAAGTTGGGCCAACAACTGAATGTGGGAAGGCAGCTGAGAGAAcgaggaaagaggaagaagataagAGAGACTGCCCTGGGTTTCATCCTCCATCTTCTCCCAGTATTCCTCTCTCTGAGGAGGAGGGGAGCAGAGAGAACAACATTTTCTTTCCCTCCCAGGAGCAGGGAAAAGACTGCCACATGTCAAAAGAGGAGATGCTATGA
- the LOC115794688 gene encoding tumor necrosis factor receptor superfamily member 5 isoform X1, with amino-acid sequence MMLHSLTHCSLHDCSAPSQTQRVPGDIFLNFSSTMQLLCYFIISVLYIPPALSSVTCSDKQYPWPILTPGLCCEKCPPGYHLGSRTQNSCDRECQPCKGDRFTDSYNTAMSCSFCKSCDNPNMEVKTKCNTTHDTVCTCKAGYQCKNQDCQECVVIPTTTKPTVPPSTTVARPGVATTHLPPKQIGDTAWFLVIIALLCTGIVLVFMTKIKPFLLWIKSKHGYFLAEKSQPPCAGVEVVSKPIQEMCGKCETCI; translated from the exons ATGATGCTCCACTctctcactcactgcagcctACATGACTGTTCAGCGCCG TCTCAGACTCAGAGGGTCCCAGGTGACATCTTTCTTAACTTCTCCTCCACA ATGCAGCTActctgttattttattatttctgtacTGTACATTCCTCCTGCGCTCTCTTCTGTGACGTGCAGTGACAAACAGTATCCTTGGCCGATTTTGACACCTGGCCTTTGCTGTGAAAAGTGCCCACCAG GTTATCATTTGGGTTCACGCACACAAAACTCCTGCGATCGTGAGTGTCAACCCTGTAAAGGTGACCGTTTCACTGACAGCTACAACACAGCAATGTCCTGCAGTTTTTGTAAAAGCTGCGACAATC caaaCATGGAGGTCAAGACGAAATGCAATACGACTCATGACACTGTGTGCACATGTAAAGCTGGCTACCAATGCAAAAACCAAGACTGCCAAGAGTGTGTAGTGATACCGACCACAACCAAACCCACCGTCCCTCCATCCACTACTG TGGCAAGACCTGGAGTTGCCACTACCCATTTGCCCCCCAAACAAATTGGAG ATACAGCGTGGTTCCTGGTGATAATTGCCCTCCTGTGTACAGGAATTGTGCTGGTTTTTATGACAAAAATCAAGCCATTTCTACTCTGGATTAAGTCCAAACATG GCTACTTCTTGGCTGAAAAATCACAACCTCCATGTGCTGGCGTGGAAGTAGTATCAAAGCCCATCCAGGAAATGTGTGGGAAATGTGAGACATGTATCTGA
- the LOC115794688 gene encoding tumor necrosis factor receptor superfamily member 5 isoform X2, whose amino-acid sequence MMLHSLTHCSLHDCSAPMQLLCYFIISVLYIPPALSSVTCSDKQYPWPILTPGLCCEKCPPGYHLGSRTQNSCDRECQPCKGDRFTDSYNTAMSCSFCKSCDNPNMEVKTKCNTTHDTVCTCKAGYQCKNQDCQECVVIPTTTKPTVPPSTTVARPGVATTHLPPKQIGDTAWFLVIIALLCTGIVLVFMTKIKPFLLWIKSKHGYFLAEKSQPPCAGVEVVSKPIQEMCGKCETCI is encoded by the exons ATGATGCTCCACTctctcactcactgcagcctACATGACTGTTCAGCGCCG ATGCAGCTActctgttattttattatttctgtacTGTACATTCCTCCTGCGCTCTCTTCTGTGACGTGCAGTGACAAACAGTATCCTTGGCCGATTTTGACACCTGGCCTTTGCTGTGAAAAGTGCCCACCAG GTTATCATTTGGGTTCACGCACACAAAACTCCTGCGATCGTGAGTGTCAACCCTGTAAAGGTGACCGTTTCACTGACAGCTACAACACAGCAATGTCCTGCAGTTTTTGTAAAAGCTGCGACAATC caaaCATGGAGGTCAAGACGAAATGCAATACGACTCATGACACTGTGTGCACATGTAAAGCTGGCTACCAATGCAAAAACCAAGACTGCCAAGAGTGTGTAGTGATACCGACCACAACCAAACCCACCGTCCCTCCATCCACTACTG TGGCAAGACCTGGAGTTGCCACTACCCATTTGCCCCCCAAACAAATTGGAG ATACAGCGTGGTTCCTGGTGATAATTGCCCTCCTGTGTACAGGAATTGTGCTGGTTTTTATGACAAAAATCAAGCCATTTCTACTCTGGATTAAGTCCAAACATG GCTACTTCTTGGCTGAAAAATCACAACCTCCATGTGCTGGCGTGGAAGTAGTATCAAAGCCCATCCAGGAAATGTGTGGGAAATGTGAGACATGTATCTGA